A window of the Thermus brockianus genome harbors these coding sequences:
- a CDS encoding helix-turn-helix domain-containing protein gives MDHSEGEDLGQTLLPPHLAARALGVSPATLRRYAALWEGVVGPLPRDPRGGRLWPKEALARLQAAREAHLREGLPLEEALARVQGDFPAAGLALPSEGEALALLRALAERLERVEGELRALREENACLREALKALEPPVSEATLRRRPWWRFWGR, from the coding sequence ATGGACCACTCGGAAGGGGAAGACCTCGGCCAGACCCTCCTGCCCCCCCACCTGGCCGCCCGGGCCCTGGGGGTCTCCCCGGCCACCCTCCGGCGCTACGCCGCCCTGTGGGAGGGGGTGGTGGGCCCCCTGCCCCGGGACCCCCGGGGGGGCCGGCTCTGGCCCAAGGAGGCCCTGGCCCGCCTCCAGGCGGCCCGGGAGGCCCACCTGCGGGAAGGCCTCCCCCTGGAGGAGGCCCTGGCCCGGGTCCAGGGGGACTTCCCGGCCGCCGGCCTCGCCCTCCCCTCCGAGGGGGAGGCCCTGGCCCTCCTCCGGGCCCTGGCCGAACGGCTGGAGCGGGTGGAGGGGGAACTCCGGGCCCTGCGGGAGGAGAACGCCTGCCTCAGGGAGGCCTTGAAGGCCCTGGAGCCCCCGGTCAGCGAAGCTACCTTGAGGAGGCGGCCCTGGTGGCGGTTCTGGGGGCGGTGA
- a CDS encoding DUF4258 domain-containing protein: protein MREKPVRLTAHARMRLARGATQEEVERAIREAPWAPALEGRWSATLEFPFAGEWNGRRYNAKQVRPIFVEEEDALVVITVYVYFLPKGGL from the coding sequence GTGCGGGAGAAGCCCGTCCGGCTCACCGCCCACGCTCGTATGCGCCTCGCCCGAGGAGCCACCCAGGAAGAGGTGGAGCGGGCCATACGGGAAGCCCCCTGGGCGCCAGCCCTGGAGGGAAGGTGGAGCGCCACCCTAGAGTTCCCTTTCGCGGGGGAGTGGAACGGTCGGCGCTACAATGCCAAGCAGGTTCGGCCCATCTTCGTGGAGGAAGAGGACGCCTTAGTGGTCATCACCGTTTACGTCTACTTCCTGCCCAAGGGGGGTCTCTGA
- a CDS encoding DUF2283 domain-containing protein, giving the protein MRITYDPEADALYIAFGEGPATVEEVAPGVALDWDREGRLLGIEILDASRRLSDPRALSRLLLEALPTWEKTGA; this is encoded by the coding sequence ATGCGAATCACTTACGACCCGGAAGCCGATGCCCTCTACATCGCCTTCGGGGAGGGCCCCGCCACCGTGGAGGAGGTAGCCCCGGGGGTAGCCCTGGACTGGGACAGGGAGGGAAGGCTCTTGGGGATTGAGATCCTGGACGCCAGCCGGCGCCTCTCGGACCCCAGGGCCCTCTCCCGCCTCCTCCTGGAGGCCCTCCCCACCTGGGAGAAGACGGGGGCCTAG